GGCCTAACTAACTATTTACTAGATGTTGGTTCTTTTAACTACACCAGGGGAAAAAAGTGGAGATGattattgtttaattgatttcgaATAACAGCTGCTTTAACACTCTTCATCTCCTCATTGGCTGATAGGCCCATCATTATTACTTCTTTGATGCAAACgcttgatattttttttcaattcccaattgatataaatatttgatatgacATATGagcataaaatatgaataatatatattttttatagtataaagaaatattaaggaattatttgtaataaaaGGAAAGGGCAGTGGTCCCATAGTTTGGTAGATTATAAATTGGGTTTGTTTTAGTTAAGAGTTAAGTGGCATTAATTAAACCATGGTTAAACACTATGTgacaaaaaacaatatttgCAGCTCACTGTTTTTCCTTCTTGCTTTCATCACAGGCACATTTGCACCATTTCCAGACCTATTCTCCTCCTGCCTTTTtagtgtgagagagagaataggGGAATCTTTACCGACACCATTACTTTGAGGGCCGTTTTGTGATTTTAGCTCACTAACGAAATTAGCATTTGCAGAAAAAGTAGATGAcgaaaaatgttttcttgatgGTATTGTAGTGAGTGGTAGAAGATGGGAATCTGATCTGAGCTGCTTTCAGTGGGAATCTTGGATGATTTTTTAAGGCCACTTTCTTGCGAGGTAATCGCTCACTGTTCAACTTTCTCATTGGCTATTATTATCTTCCAACACTTCACTTTTCTTGTGTGAGTTGCTTttgagttgttttttttactttttatttttattcaatttgtttCCCACTTTCTGCAATGCTACTGTGGTAATTTTTCTCTGTAAATTGATAGTTTTTCTAGTGTAGAAACTGTCTTTGATGGTGGAAGATGGATTGAATAAGCTTGTCAGAGACATACctgatttattttatgagcTTGACCACATTTATAAGGGTTGTTGTGTGGTGTGGTCATTCTTTAAGTACTAATAGTATTCACTAGTAACTTTGATGATCATGAGATTTTCCTTTATCATTTCCATTCTTAGGTAATTTATGTATGATAGATAATAACTGTTTGCTTGTAAGGTGAAAAGGGCTTATTTGTGGAGTTTTTGTTGGTTACAGATATGAGTATCAgttttttaagtttatatGTTCATTTAATCAATCTATAGCATGATTTTCTGCTTGATTTGCAGAGCTTGATTTCTTCATCAGTTACAAAGAGTTCTGTGTTTGCCGAGATACAATTCTTTAAATAATGGTTTCGAGGTCTTATTCCAACTTATTGGATCTTACTTCTGGTGGATCATCACCTACCTTTAGCCGTGGGTTCAAGAAGCTATCTCGTGTTGCAACTGTAGCTGGGGTGTTATCTGAGCTAGACGATGAAAGTAGAAGTAATGGTGGGTCTGATGCTCCCTCCTCTATTGCACAAGAGCGTATGATTATTGTTGGGAATCAGCTCCCACTTCGTGCTCAAAGGAACGAGTCAGATGGTAAGAAAGGGTGGAGCTTCAGTTGGGATGAGGATTCTCTTCTCTTACAACTGAAAGATGGACTTGGTGAAGATGTGGAGGTAATATATGTTGGTTCTCTTAAAGAGGAAATCGGATTAAGTGAACAAGATGATGTAGCCCAAACGTTGCTCGAGAACTTCAACTGTGTCCCTGCTTTCATTCAGCCAGAGCTCTTCAGTAAATTCTACCATGGCTTTTGTAAACAGTACTTGTGGCCTTTGTTTCACTATATGCTTCCTCTATCTCCGGATCTTGGTGGCAGGTTTGATCGTACACTGTGGCAAGCTTATCTCTctgtaaacaaaatatttgctGATAAAGTGATGGAAGTGATCACTCCCGATGATGACTTTGTGTGGGTTCATGATTACCATTTGATGGTGTTACCAACATTTTTGAGAAAGAGATTTAACAGGGTGAAACTTGGGTTTTTCCTGCATAGTCCATTTCCATCATCAGAGATATATCGAACTCTACCTGTAAGGACTGAACTCCTACGGGCACTCTTGAACTCGGACCTTATTGGCTTCCATACGTTTGATTATGCAAGACATTTTCTGTCTTGTTGTAGCAGAATGCTGGGGGTTTCGTATCAATCTAAGCGTGGTTATATAGGGCTTGAGTACTACGGTCGTACTGTCAGCATTAAAATCCTTCCAGTTGGTATTCACATGGGCCAGCTTTGCTCCGTGCTGGATCTTCCAGAAACAGAGCTTAAGGTGGCACAGTTACGGGATAAGTTTCAGGGTCAGACTGTCTTGCTTGGGGTGGATGACATGGATATTTTCAAAGGCATAAGCTTAAAGCTTCTAGCCTTTGAGCAGTTGCTTACTCACCATTCTGATAAACGAGGTAAAGTTGTTATGGTTCAGATAGCTAATCCTGCTAGAGGCCGGGGGAAAGATGTTCAGGAGGTTCGCTCAGAAACTAACACCATTGTTGCAAGAATCAACCGCACCTTTGGAAAACCAGGATATGAGCCAGTAGTCTTGGTTGATACCTATCTTCACTTCTATGAGCGTATTGCATACTATATAATTGCTGAGTGTTGTCTAGTCACTGCTGTAAGAGACGGGATGAATTTGATACCTTATGAGTACATTGTGTGCAGGCAAGGAACGGATAAGTTGGACAAAACATTGAACTTGAATCCGTCATCACCAAAGAAGAGTATGTTAGTGGTTTCTGAATTC
The genomic region above belongs to Salvia hispanica cultivar TCC Black 2014 chromosome 3, UniMelb_Shisp_WGS_1.0, whole genome shotgun sequence and contains:
- the LOC125214114 gene encoding alpha,alpha-trehalose-phosphate synthase [UDP-forming] 5 is translated as MVSRSYSNLLDLTSGGSSPTFSRGFKKLSRVATVAGVLSELDDESRSNGGSDAPSSIAQERMIIVGNQLPLRAQRNESDGKKGWSFSWDEDSLLLQLKDGLGEDVEVIYVGSLKEEIGLSEQDDVAQTLLENFNCVPAFIQPELFSKFYHGFCKQYLWPLFHYMLPLSPDLGGRFDRTLWQAYLSVNKIFADKVMEVITPDDDFVWVHDYHLMVLPTFLRKRFNRVKLGFFLHSPFPSSEIYRTLPVRTELLRALLNSDLIGFHTFDYARHFLSCCSRMLGVSYQSKRGYIGLEYYGRTVSIKILPVGIHMGQLCSVLDLPETELKVAQLRDKFQGQTVLLGVDDMDIFKGISLKLLAFEQLLTHHSDKRGKVVMVQIANPARGRGKDVQEVRSETNTIVARINRTFGKPGYEPVVLVDTYLHFYERIAYYIIAECCLVTAVRDGMNLIPYEYIVCRQGTDKLDKTLNLNPSSPKKSMLVVSEFIGCSPSLSGAIRVNPWNIDSVEEAMDSALIVPEPEKQMRHDKHYKYVSTHDVAYWAHSFFQDLERACRDHIRRRCWGIGFGLGFRVIALDPSFRKLSVEHLVSAYKRTKNRAILLDYDGTMTSQGTPDAAPDAEAIEILNKLCRDAKNTVFVVSGKNKEILTRWFTSCENLGIGAEHGYFVRAQNQPNWETCFPAQDFYWKQIAEPVMQLYTETTDGSFIEAKESALVWNYQLADPDFGSCQAKELHDHLESVLANEPVSVKSGQHIVEVKPQGVNKGVVAERILAMTRKKEVLPDFVLCIGDDRSDEDMFEVIMSAKDDGSLSPVAEVFACTVGQKPSKAKYYLEDTTEILRMFENLADASEQTSKTVSFSPQQLVINQV